Sequence from the Nymphaea colorata isolate Beijing-Zhang1983 chromosome 9, ASM883128v2, whole genome shotgun sequence genome:
TACAAGTATGGCAGAAGAGCAGTCCTACTGTCACTACAGGCGATGCATGTGAGCACAAGTTAAACTCCTATTCATTGCTAATTGCAGCAGTCAATGCACCCAGCCAAACTGCAGacatatattacatgtatagcTTGCCCTGAAAAGATTTTACAAATGTACCTCACTTCCTTGTGTGGTTCTATTTTGGACGGTGGACAAATCAATAACGTCTTCCAACTGAGACTCAATTACTGAACTTTCAGGTCTCGTATCTTCATCAGAAGACATTGAAGAATTTCCATCctgatcttcttctttctccagTTCATCTAATCTGGACATCAACCTATCAAATTCTTCATTCTGAGTCAATTTCTTGTCACTCCCATCTTCAGACAAATGCAGTGATTCCAACTTTGAAGTGCCTGAATTACATAGGCAGAAATTTAGTAGACATATTCAGGTTAAAAGTAACACTGTATACTTTAACTAATATAACAAAGGGCACAGAACAAACAATATATGGCATGCATGAATGGGAtgggaaaagaggaaaataagagaataAGGACACCAAGGTGTCATCTAACAAatagttacatccaaagaaatGCATGAGCATTGCCTTAAAGCTTGTTTGAGGCTGTTAAAGAAAGTGGACAGTCTCACACAGTATAAAGAACCCATTCTAAAAGGTAAGACTGTACATATTGCAGAATGAATCCAGTCATCAAATTTATTCTCTTCTAGTTATTAAAACAAAGATGTTTCTCCAAAGTTGTTATTAAACTTTTTCCTTTACAAGTTTCCAACAACCAATTTGTGGACCATATGACATTGATACTCAAAGACACATCAACATACTAGTCTCGAGATAGCAAGATTGGCAGCAGCCCTGAACACAGGCAAACTGGTGTTTGTTCCGACTAACAATGTTTGTTTCCATCCAGTGATGTACTTAATAAAATTTGACCAAGAGCAATTTTATTCATAAAATGAGGGGGGGAAAGCTATTTTTCGCATGCATTGTTAGCTGAAAACACAATGTCGCtttaataattcaaaattagTTGACTTACTTGCTAATCCCCATCAACATTTGCAGATTTGGTTATTAGgggaaaatgcaaaaaatggtTTCTCAGATTCAGTTTAATAGCTAATTCTGATACCTTTGTGGTCTAGTAATAAATAGCAAACAGTGAACTAACATTTTTTCActtcatttaaattatttatactaTCTTATTTGAACTTGCTCGGAGACAAAAGTGGGAGACAGAAAAACATTGACTTTCCTCcccccttctccttcttctccggagaaaggaaagagaggaatgggaagaggtTTGACTGGAGAGGGAACATTTCATGCCCTCCAACCATCTAGCAGTTCAAAAGATGTCTAAGGTGCTGGGAGGCACCCCATACTAtacaggaaaagaaaggaagaaatacATTGTGTCAAAGTGCAGTCACACCACACCACCTTAACAGGGGTGGACCAGCCTTAAAGTCAAGTCTACATGAAACAGGTAATGGACAGTTTCTTCAAATTGCATGAATCACACCTAGGTTATATGATGCATGTAGATGAATCATTCAATTGATATCACctattatttttctcaaaactaAGACTATCATGCACTGTAGACCAAATTGCTGTAGGAAATGATAAACATAAAGATGAGATAATAAACTACATTTTCAAAAAGGTAACCAACATAAGTCTGCCAACTTAAACTTAGTGGATGTGCAGATAGCTTTGATACCCTAAGGATAAGTTTGACTTCTTCATCTCGCCTTTCCTGTTCATAGTATTTTAAGGATGGTATAATGAATTTTGCTGCTTGACCTAACTGCTTCTAAGGTATTCTAGTAGTATGTTTTGTGACAGATCGCATGTTTCCATACCAAAAACGAAGGAAAAGGGACAACATCGCAACTTTTTcctaaagaaggaaaagaaatataaGAGGGACCATTTTGTAAATGCCACCACATGGTGTTCCTTTCAAGAAGAATTGCAGTTACCCCACATTAAAAAGCAAGAAGGACGATCCAATACCATACATGGAAGAACTCTATAAGCACAAAAGAGTGACAACATTTTCAATAACAGGAAGCAAAAGATAATGCAAAGTTCAACTAATGCAACAATAGATGTTGTCACGAATACCTGCCTGGTTCTAGGTCTGTCAAAGAGTGCTCTTCATCATAGTCTTCCCTTATTTCCACAAGACCTTCCTATTGGAAAAGCAAGTGAACAGTAAGTTTTTAATAACACAAGGCTCTAGTTATGAGATGGGAACAAAATCTGCAGGTCTGATGATATCGGCCAAAAGTTTAAATATCTTCATTTGTTGAACCAGCTAATTTACGCAACAAATGCAGACGCTTTCTAAAGCTAATCAAAGTACAAGATTTTTACAACCAATCAATAATGGGAAAGCTTGTCCTTTCTTAGTGCAACAAAAAAGTTACTAAACTCACAGCAGCTTCAGCagcagtggaattgaaaaatgatGCCTCGGCGAGAAGGTCCCTTATTGTAGCTTTTAAAGCCTCCACTTGCGACTGCAATGTCTTTCCCCTCCTCTGTAGAATCTCCACTGTTTGTTTTGCTGTCCTCTCTGCATAATATCCTTCTCCTAATAGAACCTATGAACACattcaataagaaaaaattgcCATCGTCATGAAGGAAACAGCATCTACCCTAAATTCAAAATCGGAAATAGTGAAGATAACTATTGCAAACTGAAAAGATTGGAACAACAATTTCAAActcattctttctttcattctatCTCCAGTGGAACTAAATCATGGCAAAACCAATCAAATCTACAAGGACCTTGGTGTCTAGAACAACTATACCAGTCCAATCATTTCCATCTCATACTGTTCTTCTATTTCTCTAATGGGGATTGAAATAACAGAGGAAACCAATCAAATTATACACGCACCATTGGTACGAAAAAACAACTAAAGCATACCATAAATTCATTCGTGTGAACAATCTTTCCCGGGAAGAAAGCTGCCTTTCCAAATGGTACCTAAAGAAATTCAACAATTAAAACAAACCTTTCCTGAATGACCAACGCGTCAGTgtagaaggaaaggaaggaaatggGTGCTTTGAATGACGTTTACCATGATATCGTGGGAGAGTTCGTCGGGTAGCTTCTGGACGACTTTCTTGAGGGCGTTATTGTCGGCGATGAAGGCGTTGAGCTGGTCAAGCTCTTTCTGGCGCTCGGCGATAGAGTCGTTAACCCACTGTGCAGCCTTTTGAGCCTCATCAACGGAGAATAAGGAGGCTATGGGAGTTGCTATAcccttccccttctctctcccctccatcttgaagagagagagagagagagaaagagagagagagaaagagaatgccCGAAGAGGGTGGTGGCGATCCGGCGACAGCGACGGCGAGACGCCAGAGGTCAGGCAAGGTTTAGGGATAGTGATACCAAGCACGCGCGGCAAAGCCGTAGAAGCAAGAAAATTATCAATTTGTGCGCTGCTTTCTTAGAATGCCAGACAAAGGTTTAAGGTTTCTAAATTGATAATCTTCCAAAATATGTACCTCCGATTTCGAGCTTTTGCTTTTAAGATGACAATTGGttcaaaaatttcatcaaaaaactGCCATTTCTTCAACACATATAATCTCtactatttttaatttgattcttGTTCTGTTTTTGTATTCagaaaaaattttatcaattattttgcaattgtgaaagaacaaggaaaaaaactTGGCACCCCGGGATCAATGCAAAGGCCAAGATAAGCAAAATAGTCCAACTTCACCTCCAAAAGAATGTCTCATCTACTTATAGATGAGATACgtttaaaaagaaacaaaataattgattaaagttaaaaaagagaTGTATATGAATCAATTGCGGAGCCAAGAAACAATGATTAAAAATAAGTAACAACtttataagaataaaagaattcataaagaataaaacaaaagaaaattcacAAGAAGCCTTAGAGAAGGTCCCAATGAACTTGGCCTTCATCAACGCGAGGGCACTTGCATCACTTATAGTTGTTTATGAGTTGGCTTACCTTCTATGACATACTTTCTGGAGCTTTCTGCGGCAGTTTCTGCACTACTGAAGGTGCTTCAGCGAAATGATCTTCAGTGACATGTTTCTCCAAGACGCAACAATCAAACTTTCACTGATGGTTTTTCTATCTTTACTGACATATTTTAGCGCTAGTGAAGAGTGGTATTCATGTAACATATCTCCTTATCCTTAATCTAAAGACGAGCTCCAAAAGAATATGATTCATAAACAAGATAAAAAGGTTACATGAACAATGATTAATATCTTTGTGAATAAATGTAtttcataattatttttctgataGCTAGGCATACTATTGTTGAGCAGACCTTATACCAGTTTATAATAGAGATACTATGGATACAGTGTTCAAGTACTGACCTTCTTAGTATGCTCTTCAAGGTGGATTTCGAGTGAGCAGGAGGAAATCTGACACTGATAAATTGAACAAGTATGGTCATCCCAGGTTAATAGGATCCTCCTTTTTTAAGCTTGAGCATCGGGCCGACCGGACAACCAAAATCCAGGCCTGAGGCCGGCACGACCATTAAAACCTGAGCCCGAGCTTGATCCAGTGCCATTTTATCCGAGCTCGGGCCTGAGTCAGGCCGGGTACCCGTCAGCGGGCTAGTCCTCATGTCCTTCCTGAGTGGCAAGAGGGTGGCAATGTTGGGGGCGCAAAAAGGAAAGAGTGGGATGTGGTTGCTCTTGCTTGTGGCATAACAAGTCTCCCTACAGGGAAGGCATGCATGATGAGTtattagctcagtggtagagcgtgCCCTAATAAGGCTTTGAGGGCTGGAGTGAAGGTCGGAGCTCCCCCTACCTTCTTTCCCTTATTACTCCAAGATCCAGAGctgcttttggtgccttggGGTGGTGTTCCtgttgtgcttcaacttgcacattgATTGCACTCTTTTTGCAGCATAGAGAATTGATGTCATGAgagttcaaaatgaaaactacCCGCCTATCAACCCCCACCCCGTCCGTTGCACCAACCCTGTTAAGAATAGAGATCCTCTAGGTTCTATTATTTGCATATGTTTCAATTTGTTTCCACTCATCGGCTATAGTTTTCCAGTTATTGGAATAATGTTCATGTTCATCCAACTCACATTCAACATTCAACTTAAAGACGCAAAGGGATTGGAGTCGGATGGCACTCACCCTTTATCAAGTTTAGATTCTAGgcaatcagattcggattcaaagTTGAATTCAGACCCTTGTTATTAAGATTGAATTCAGATCGGAGTAGTATAAATGCTACATACATTTGTATATATCAGGTTCAATCTTCATCATTCCCGGTTGGATATGAATCCTGGATACAGATTCCAGTCTTGAAACTGcttatcaaatctgaatccggtTAGTAATTTGATTCAGAATTCTTTATCAAATCTAACAAAAGGGATTCAAAACGAGATGGAAATCGGCATTTCTATGCACTGTTATGAACAGAAGAATGGTTTAGCCCTTTGAAGCTGAGCGAGTGACCTTACCCACCCGAATCACATATCGATACTGCACCCAGCCAATGCCAAATATGTGTGTGATCGTAGAAGCAGGGTCACCCGACCCAGCCCACATTGACCAGGCCGGACCGGACCGGACTGGACCGAGCTCAAACTGGTcttccattagaattagcaaaagcaatgtctcCTTTCATACTTCGGATTCTATTATGGGTGATTCTTGTACGATAGAATGTGATAAGTGAGATTTTGAGTAAGTGTTTAGCGTGAAGATATCGAAATAATGAGTCACCCGTTCCCTTGAAGTGAACATATTTGAGATCACCAAATGCTCAGGAGTTTCCTCTATtcgatcattttcttttttattgctaGATTTCTCGTTTGTAtgcatcttctctttatttcccgaGTCTCTAATGAGTTATCAATAGAGTTGGAGAAGATCAAGAGCTCTTTAAAGTCAGTATTCTGGTTCAGTTTGAATTCGAACAGCAATCTTATGCTTTTTTCCAACATACAAATTAATACACCCGAATCTGCACCACCTTTGTCGTTTGGTCACCTGAGCGGGCCTTCTCACATGTGCCTCGGTCTGTCTTAAGCCCTGCATTTGAACCCAAGTTGGTGCTCTTAACCAGTGCTAACATGTCCCTAGTCTAGGCCAGGtcgatgcccagccttaattAAGATAAGGATGCCGATCTCTAGAGCTGCAGCCTAGGCCGCGGCCGACTCCTTATCAGGCCagatcgggccgggccaggtcgatgcccagccttaattAAGATAAGGATGCCGATCTCTAGAGCTGCAGCCTAGGCCGCGGCCGACTCCTTATCAGGCCACGCCGAGCTGGGCCAGCTCGATGTCCAGCCTTAATTATGATAAGGATGTCCATCTCTCAAGGTCAATGTCAGGCAGTACCAGAGTCAACTCATGGCTGCCCAAAGTCTCTGGTTCAAAAACACGCCCATGAAAAAAACAATCTCTTCGAACTTCAAAAAATCAACTTTGTGTAGGGctgtgttttgaaaaaatcTATAAGCAGATGGGGATAGATAAGATGCATTTCTTGTTGAAAAGATATCGGTTTATATGTGCATCTTTCGATTATTTCTGGCACATTTGTGTTCAAAATGGTGattaacaaaatatttaatcaGACAAAAACCATTAATATttaaagagaaggaaaaagaaaggttttttgGAAGGAATATTACTAAATATTTTAGTTTGCCAGTTTCCTTCTTGGAGCGTCCAGTGAATGGTGAAACGACTCAAACACCGAACTTGTCCACGTTGAGTCGAACTGGAACAGCCATTTGCGGCTGATGCAAGCACGTTCTGAGGATGATGAAAGTGAAACAACTCAAACATGGTTGTGCTTGTCTATTCAGACTTCAAAACAAGCCAGATTCTTAGATGTAGAAGGGTATGGCTTTCGTAATTTTACATAGAAAGTAGATTTTCTTAAGCAAACATGAATAAAAACGTAGAAGGCTTGCAGGTTCAGTGGAGCTAGCCAGGGGTGAAGCCAAAGGAGGTTCCCTAGGGGTTTTAGCCCTCccccttcaaattttttttttttttaatttacatggaaattttagaaaattttagttgtcttatataaaaattttgaaaaatgatatttatcttgtcaaaattttagcTCCACCCTTAAGCTAGCAACCATTGTATGGTGGACACAAAtgcttgttcttcttgttcctaGGGTGCCAAGGACTGGACGCCCCGTTCCTAAGGTtccaagaataaaaaaaatcaaacacgCACTGCATGGGCCAGCCCATCACAAGAGTTATTGAATAATCAAGTCCTTTTAAATAGCTTAGGAACGTATGTGATGCCGCACGCAAGAGCGTCATTTTCAGGATTCAGTGGGTCCATTTGGATCTAGttgtattttcttttggatACTTTTAGTTTGTTTAGAATATTAGATCTAATTTAATGATACAAATACAATTAGGAATTTCTATtcgcttttccttttttatattcaaataaaCGAGAGGTTTGGTGCTTAGTGGAGTTCAGATTGAATAAAACTATGAGCTCTtatttcctctttcttattctctTGCAAATCTAATTCAATTTGCACCAGTTCACTACACTAGCTTATATAATTCACaagtttaaacaaaaaatcTTCCTCATAGAGTGATAGAGAAAGACCAGTGGCGGAGtcagaaaattttttaaaaggacaATGATTCACAGATTATCATACTTGAAGGGgcacttacatatataacaatattaaactattttaatgtaaaaatgataTCCATTTTGAAACCGGATCACAAACTATGGTCCCCCAATTTGACAAATGGGccctatttttttattttattgtaagAATATCataaaactttttgaaataagtgTGAGAACGAGGCAATGGGACCTGATCAACCATCACATAGACCTATCTTTTATTGGCGCCcacatgtttatatatatatatatatatatatatatatatatatatatatatatatatatatagagagagagagagagagagagaacagaaaTGGTTAGATTTGTGAAAATTACAATTGAGAGAGGCAAAGAACATGTTATAGACTAATTATTGAAATCTACTTCAATGGATCGAATTGGATACACTCTTAACTtatagctgttttttttttttttttacatattcatatacttggattcaaatacaaatgacaaaaagtcataattgaatttgaatttgaaatctgatttcacaatttgaatccagtctgaatccaatttttacgtTCATAACTTACctggatatttatgcatatttgaatccaaatcaaaccatatatcatttttcaaatctcAATCCAACTTGgcttcttaatcagatattgaACTTTTTctatatacaattttttttgaaacggatcggttggatatccaatttaaataaaaaacattaacaTCCCTAACTTCAAGTAGCAACAGCCTTAAACCTGAAATGTGAGGGAAGGGAGTCCCAGCTTGGATATGAGGTAAACAAGCATAGTTATTGGAGGTGTCATAAGTAGtgcccatgagaatcaaaccGGAAGTGTGCCCTATGTCTGATCGGCTAGCGATGCATCTTGGGGCGTGAGAGAGCGgcaaagagatttttttttttttttttggttgggttAAGACAGCATAACAAGGGCAGAAATATCATCTTTCGTGCCTCCTAATCAATCCAAGTTAGCAATGAACTCAAGTTAATTGAATGATGATGAGAGAAATGAAGCCCATCTttatttaaaaatgacaaaccAGCTGAGCCCTTTCCTATGGGCCTAAAGGATGGTATCATGGCCAACatcccaaaaaaagaaagaaaagataagaacagatttggaaaaaaaaaatcaagtgtaaaaaaattcaaatgggGAGATTacaatgaaaatacatatatattaagaaGGTTGGCTATCTACAAATCATGTGAAACCAAAAGTCACCTTAATTGATTTAAAACATATCTGTCATGCTTACTTAGGAACATTTGCACAATATGTTACTAACAAGGGTGACCCAGAAACTTGAGCATCATTGctaaaaataaagaaccccAAAAGTAGGTAGCCTGTAGTCGGGACTTAGGCGAGTCAAGGTCAGGTGAGTCAAAATGGAGTCGGCCTGCCGCAGGTCCGGCGGTGATAACAATTACTACctaccctaaacctaaaccttGAACCCGAAAAGTTTCGGGGTTCATGGTGGGTATGCATCCATCCTAGTCCACACGTGGCTCCGTCACTGGCACCAAATAGCGAGTTAATCAAGTATTTTCTAGATTAACAAGACTATTAAAATATAAGTGGGCGTGATTGGTcaaagtagaaaagaaaattttattaatgAAGAAAAGAGTATGGTCGTTTAGTGTGTATGAAGACTTGCTCTACATGACATAATTGCTGATGAAGAAAAAGCTGTAAGAAgatgaaccaaatccaaataaatatGGCTTGAAGCAAGTGAGAGAGATCGTAGGCATGAAATGAGGAAGGGAAAAAAGCGACAGCTTTGAAGAAAATGCAGAGAATATCGCTTTCTTTCATGTCCCGGACAAAATTCGGTGGAAAATTTTTCCCGAGCACCGTGAGCCCCACGCATAGAATCCTGCCATTGCGTGCACTTTACTCAAGTAAAAGGAATTGTAGATATAAAGAATACAATTGAACAAATTCTTTGATACCCACCTCTCATTTCTCATTTCTTCGAGAGTAGTTATTGAGAAAAGGAACTATATTAGAAGTgtaatatgaatatatatatagaaagccTTACGTATCAATCTTGAACATACAAGTCAAAAAATTCATACCATCGATCTCTGAATTCTGAAAATATCAATTCCTGAAATCCAAAAGTTCACTCCATCGATTTCTAAATTGTGAAAAGGTTTCATCTATGTACATCAGAAAAACATGCAGTTTGCAAGTTTTTTTAGACAAGatgttcataacttttttttcattttttttttgaaaaatgatttaaaaaaaaaaatttgcaggTCATCTATTCTGTATCTTTTGAGTACCaatgaaatcttttaaaaatattatttttattaaaataaaaccaTTTAAATGAACTTTTAAGTTGATGGGACATCACAAGTTCCAAACTTTTACACTATCATCGAACCGATGTGAAGTTTACTTTTACCAGCAAGCTGATGGGACatcacaagttcaaatccaGAAGGGGACAGAAGGCCGACTAGTGGGCTGCGAAGCCATC
This genomic interval carries:
- the LOC116260060 gene encoding uncharacterized protein LOC116260060, producing the protein MEGREKGKGIATPIASLFSVDEAQKAAQWVNDSIAERQKELDQLNAFIADNNALKKVVQKLPDELSHDIMVPFGKAAFFPGKIVHTNEFMVLLGEGYYAERTAKQTVEILQRRGKTLQSQVEALKATIRDLLAEASFFNSTAAEAAEGLVEIREDYDEEHSLTDLEPGTSKLESLHLSEDGSDKKLTQNEEFDRLMSRLDELEKEEDQDGNSSMSSDEDTRPESSVIESQLEDVIDLSTVQNRTTQGSELEQLHLRFSNKVEPSEGNDGAIKPRKYDEKVLNYPRLEEKRHVSFAPQNDVSDAPVEDNTSTVGSSHAPKAFTGSIIERGFDTPSSSPSQGTGSSQERTVPTSSSKPVSRFKMQRGSRC